The Chloroflexota bacterium DNA window ATCGAGAACATCCAGCAAGGGCTGGAGCGCATGGAGGCCGCGCTCAGCCGGCTGTGATCCGAACGTACTTCCATCTGGGATGCCATCGTCCAGCGCGGAGGAGGGCATGAGCCGGCCGTCACCGCCGGGGTCTACGCCGTTCCCGAGAGGCGGCCGGCAATCGGCCCGTCGCCGTGCGCAACAGCCACTCCCCATCACGACCGCCCACCGGGATCATGATCCCCAACAGCCGTCCCTGTGCGTCGATCTCGCAGATGGCCCTCCGGCGCACCTGCTCCGGCGTCCCGTCCCCCGGCCATGAGGTCAGATAAAACGTGCCGATCCGGGCGGTCTCATCATACGTGATGTATCCCCACGACCAGGTGGGCGGCTCCTCCGTCTGTGTGAACGCCTCCAGTCGCTTCCGCAGGCGGAGCCGCTTGTGGTCCTGCACCTGAACCCGTACCAGCTCGCCCCCCCGCCCGATCTCACAGATCACGTTGGCCCCTATCCGCTCAGCCTCGCCCGGCCGATCGAACCAGATCTGGATCTGATCCTGATCCTCATGATAGACGACCGCCGACTTCCGAAAGTAGATCTTCATGATCCTCCCATCATCCCTACATCTCCACCAGGGCGGAGAAGCCCACCGCCTCCAACGCCTCGTGAAACTCCTCCCGCCTCTCGGCAGGCAACGGCAGGCCGGGCAAACGAGGCTCCCCGCAGTCAAACCCGAGCATGCGCATGACCTCCCGCAAAGCGCCCGGAAATCCGAACGCCTCCAACACACGGGTCACCTGATTCGCCCGGATCTGAAGCTCCAGCCCCCGCTCCAGATCCCCTGCCTCGTAGCATCTCCGGATCTCTCGATACACCCCGGGCATGAAGTTCAGCGTGGAGCCGATGTTGCCGGTGGAACCCATCATCGCCGCGAACAGGCAGTGCTCATCCATGCCGGAGAACGCCGTCCAATCCCGCTCCCGGAGCGTCACGATCTGCCGAAACTCGTGCATGTTCGGCCCCGTGTACTTGAGGCCCGCCAGGTTGGGAATGCGCTGCAACAGCTCCCGCATGAAGGCGACCGCATCGGTGGTGCCGCCGAAGATATACGATAGGACGGGCAGGTCCGGCACCGCCGCTGCGATCTCGGCGAAATACGCCACCACGCCGCGCGTGTCCCGATAGAGGGGCGGGATGATGCTGCTCACCGCGGCTGCCCTGAACTCCCGGGCGTGCCGCGCCAGGGCGACGGCGTCCCCGGCGGCGACGCTGCCCACATGCACGATGACGGGCACCCGCCCTCTCACCTGATCCAGGACGACCTCCGTCACCCGCCTGCGATCGTCTGCCGACATGAAGATCCCCTCGCCGGTGGTGCCGCAGACGTAGAACCCGTCCACGCCCTTCCCCAGCAAATACTCCACCAGATCTCGCAGCACCGGCTCGCCCACTCGCCCTTCTGGCGTGGAAGGCGTCACCAGAGCGGGCCACACCCCGTGAAATGCAGGCATACATATCCTCCCCAGCGCGATGAAATGGACGCCGAACCGGGCCCCCGCTGATCCACAGCAAAGGGAACCGCCCTCGCAGCGGCATCCGGTCAGCAGTATACCCAAGGTGGAGAAAAAGAGAAAGCTCATCGCATCGCCATGTCCCCCCGCCCTCCCTCACGGGCGCGGCGTCGCTCATCCCGAGATGTGCTTCTGGACATCTTCTCAAACTTCCGATACCATGCGCCGGGGAGAACCGTATCACATCCGAACGTGGAGGAGCCATGAATTTCGACGCCGTCTTCCGATCACGCCGTAGCAACGTGATGGCCACGCGTGGGATCGTGGCCACCAGCCAGCCGCTGGCCGCTCAGGCGGGCCTGGACATCCTGAAGGCCGGCGGCAACGCGGCCGACGCCGCCGTCGCCACCGCCGCCATGCTCAACGTCGTCGAGCCCATCTCCACCGGCATCGGCGGCGATTGCTTCGCCCTCTATTACGACGCGAAGACCAAGACGGTCACGGCGCTGAACGGGTCGGGCCGGGCCCCGGCGGCCGCCTCCATCGAGGAGCTGCGCCGACTGGGATACACGAAGATGCCTACCTTCACCGGCCATACGGTCACCATCCCCGGCACCGTGGCCGGCTGGGCCGATCTGCTGGAGCGCCACGGCCGCATGACCCTGTCCGACGTATTGCAGCCGGCCATCTGGACGGCCGAGAACGGATACCCGGTCACGGAGCTGATCGCCACCGGCTGGGCGCGCCAGGTGAAGAAGCTGTTGCGCGCCCCCGACTGGGAGAGCGGCGATCAGGACAACGGGCCGGAGCAGCCCAGCGGCAACGAGTTGCTGATCGATGGCCGGGCGCCGCGGCCGGGCGAGATCATGCGCCTCCCCACCCTGGCCGAGACGCTGCGGGGCATCGCCGCCAAGGGCAAGGATTACATCTACAAGGGCGAGTTCGCCCGCAAGCTCAGCGAACACGTGCAGCGATACGGCGGCTGGATCACGCCCGAGGACATGGCCGCCCACACGTCCACCTGGGATGAGCCCATCATGGCGGAGTATCGGGGCGTCACGTTGTACGAGTGTCCCCCCAACGGCCAGGGGCTGGCCGCCATCATCGCCGTGAACCTGGCCGCCGGGTTCGATCTGGCCGCCATGAGCGAGGCGGACCGGCTGCACGTGATGATCGAGTGCATGCGACTGGCCTTCGCCGACGCCCAGCAATGGGTATGTGATCCCCGCGTGGTGGACATCCCGCTGGAGGAGCTGGTCAGCCCCGAATACGCCAATCGGCGTCGCCGGCGCATCGATATGCATCGGGCGGCCCGGGACGTCCCCTATGGCGATCCCATGGCCGGGTCGGACACGGTGTATCTGAGCGTGGTGGACGGCGAGGGGAACGCGTGCAGCTTCATCAACAGCCTGTACATGGGCACGGGGACCGGCCTGGTGGTGCCCGGCACGGGGGTCAGCCTGCAGAACCGGGGNNNNNNNNNNNNNNNNNNNNNNNNNNNNNNNNNNNNNNNNNNNNNNNNNNNNNNNNNNNNNNNNNNNNNNNNNNNNNNNNNNNNNNNNNNNNNNNNNNNNNNNNNNNNNNNNNNNNNNNNNNNNNNNNNNNNCAGGGGCATTTCCAGATGCTGGTGAACATGCTGGACCTGGGGATGGCGCCGCAGCAGGCGCTGGATGTACCCCGCTGGATGCTGGCGGGGCCGAGCGCGGGGTTGGGCGCCCAGGAGCCGGGCGGGCTGGTGATGATCGAAGAGGGCTGGGATTTCGGCGTCATGGCCGAGCTGGCGCGACGGGGGCATCGGCTGGCGCCGGTGGACGGCTTCGGCCGGGCCGTGTTCGGCGGCGGGCAGATCATCCTGCGCGATCCGGAGACGGGCGTCCTCATCGCCGGCAGCGACCCGCGCAAGGACGGCTGCGCGGTGGGATGGTGAGTGGCGGTAGATGGTAGCGGCGATTTAGCCGCTACCACCTGCCGGTCGCCCCCACGCCGAGCGTCTTGGGGTCAGTGTAATTTCCACGTATATTGCGTCACCTGCGATCTGTGGTCGCCCAGCCAGGTGCCTCGTCACTTGGCGACGAGAGGGAGATAGATGGAATGAGGTAAGGCCGAAGCCGGCGCCCTCAGACTGACATCGTCAAAGTAAACAACCGCGTCGCCTCCCTCCGTGTAAACGCTCAGCCAAACACACAGCGACTTGGCGCCAGGCGGGGGCGTAGCTATTACCTTGCCGTACGTCCATCCGGAGCCAACGAGCACCCAGGGAGTACCCACCGCATCCAGATACGTGCCACTGCAGCCGGGTTGATCCCAGAACACAAGCGAGAGTCTCCCCTTCGTGCTGTCATTCTCCTGCGCGGGGACCTTGATCCATCCGCTCAGGCGATATTCGCTGGCGGGCACAGAGATCTCTACGGGCTGCCCGGCGCCGGTGATGTGCAGGTCTGCGTAGTGACTCCATACCGCCGCGACGCCCCGACCGCCGTGTCCCTCCGTGCCCACCCAGCTAATTGAGCTCTCACCGGTCGCCGACCAGCCATCTACATTCCTGTCAAACGTTCCATTGGTGATCAGCTCGATGGCGATATCCGCTCTGCTGAGCTGGGGTGAGATCATGAAGAGCAGGAGCAACACGGCGAGATTTAACGCAACTACACGCCAGATCCGGCTAAGTGTTCGTCGTGTCTTCATGACGGATGCCTCCTATTTTCGGTAACAGCTGGCCACGCGAGACCAAATCAACCAAGCACAGAAAAAGCCCACTTAAATATGACCACCTGATCATATAATCCGTTTTTCCATTTCTCAATACGCACGACAGCGGAGAAATGTTTCGCGGCTCCCAGGGCACCAGGCCTGGTGCATTCCCCGGGAACCCCGGCCAGCTGCATACCCCAGCATCCGTCTTATCCCACCCCTCCCTGCCAGAGCTGATAGAGGCCGAAAAGCAGCAACGCCACGGCGGACAGGCCGTTCAGGGCACGGCGAACCCGAGAGCCCAACCGCCCGGCCGTGGCGAAGAGGATGATGAGGGCAGCGAAGCCGCCGACGAGAGCGCCGTAGAAGCCCACCACAAAGCTGACGCCCAGACCAGCCGATCGCCGCCATCCTTCCAACAGGATGGGCCCGGCGACGATCCCCCAGAACAGATAGGGATTGGGATTCAGCGCGTTCATCACGATCGCCTTGGCCAGGCTTCGCTGTCCGGACTCCATCGGAGCCTCCACCGGATCCACAGGCTCCCGGGCCACCCGGTAGGCACCCCAGGCCAGGTAGAGGATGAATAATCCCCCGGCCACCTGCAGGGCGCGCAGGAACCCATCGGGCAAACGGGTCAACGCCAGGAGCACCAGGACGATGATGGGGCCATCACTGAAAAGCGGAGCGAAAGCGGCCGGAAGCGTCCGCCTCCACCCGTTCCGCATCGTCTGCGATAACAGGAACGCCTGGAACGGGCCGGGCGACGCCGCCGCCGATACCCCCAATGCCATCCCCTGCAACAGATACGCGAACAAAGCTCCCTCCCGTCAGCGAATAGGAAACGCCCGACGCCACCTGGCGCCGGGCGCCCACACGATCCAACCTCCCCAACGAATCGCTCACTCCAACAGGGACAGCCGCTCCTGTAGCCGGGACAGCCGTTCCTTCAGTTCGGCCAGCTTGGCCTCCTCCCGGGCGACCACCTCGGCCGGGGCCTTGGTGCGAAAGCCATCGTTGCTGAGCAGCTTCTCGCTGCGCTGGATATCTCGCTGCACAGCCGCCATGGCCTTGCTCAGCCGGGCCCGCTCCGCCTCCAGATCCACCATGCCGGCCAGCGGCAGGTACACCGTCGCCCCACCGGCCACGATCGTCACCGCCCGTTCCGGCGCCGGCAGCGACGTCTCGATCACCAACCGGTCGGGATCCAGCCGCGCCAGCGTGATCAACACCTCTCGCTGGGACCGGAGCAGCTCCGTCTCGTCGCCGGCGCTGATCACGGCGGCGATCCGCCGCCCCGGCTCCACGTCGTACTCGGCCCGGGCGTTCCGGATGCCTCGCACGATCTCCCGCACCAGGTCCATCTGCGCCTCGGCTGCCTCATCCAGCGCGCCAGCTTCCGGCCAGCGGGCGATGATCAGCGCCTCGCCCTGGTGCGGCACCCGCTGCCAGATCGCCTCGGTCACAAACGGCATGAACGGATGCAACAGGCGCAACGTGCGCTCCAGCACGTACACCAGCACCCGCCGGACCGTCGCCTTGGCGTCGTCGTCCTCGCCATACAGCCGGATCTTGGCGATCTCGATGAACCAGTCGCAGAACTCGCCCCACAGAAACTCGTAGATCCGGCGGCCGGCCTCGCCGTATTGATACGACTCCATCATCTCCGCGATCTCGCCCACCAGCCGGTGATAGCGGCTGATGATCCAGCGATCGGCCAGGGTGAGGCTCGGATCGTCCGGGCTCATGTCCTCCACCGGCTCCGTGTCGTCCAGATTGGTGATCACGAAGCGGGCCGCGTTCCACACCTTGTTGGCGAAGTTGCGCGCCGCCTCCACCTTCTTCACGTCCAGCCGGACGTCGTTGCCCGGCGTGCTGGACGTCATCAGGGTGAAGCGCAGAGCATCGCACCCGTACTGGTCGATCAGCTCCACGGGGTCCAGCGCGTTGCCCAGCGACTTGCTCATCTTGCGGCCCTGGGCGTCCCGGATGATCCCGTGCAGGTACACCACGCTGAAGGGCGGCTTGCCGGTGAACTTCAGCCCCAGCATGATCATGCGCGCCACCCAGAAGAACAGGATGTCGTACCCGGTCTCCAGCACGCTGGTCGGATAGAAATACTTGTAGTCCTCGGTCTCTTCGGGCCAGCCCAACGTGCTGAAGGGCCACAGCCCAGACGAGAACCAGGTGTCCAGCACGTCCGGATCCTGCTCGATATTCTGGCTGCCGCAGTGCGAGCACTCGGTGGGGTCGACGATCTCGCACGTCTGCCCGCCGCAATCCTTGCAGTACCACACCGGGATGCGATGCCCCCACCACAACTGGCGACTGATGCACCAATCCCGGATGTTCTCCATCCAGTTGAAGTAGACGCGAGCGAAGCGATCCGGGATGATGCGGATGCGTCCATCCCGCACCACGTCGATGGCCGGCTCGGCCAACGGCTTGATCCGCACGAACCACTGGGTGGAGATGCGCGGCTCCACGATGGTGCCACATCGCTGGCAATGCCCGATGGCGTGACGATGCGGCTCCACCTTCACCAACAGCCCCTCCTCCTCCAGATCGGCCACCAGGCGCTCCCGACAGACGAAGCGATCCAGGCCAGCGTACGGCCCCGCCTCCTCGCTCATGGTGCCCGTGTCCGTCATCACGTCCACCTGCTCCAGCCCATGGCGCTGGCCGATCTCGTAGTCGGTGGGGTCGTGAGCCGGGGTCACCTTCACGGCGCCGGTGCCAAAGCTCGGATCCACCGCCTCGTCGGCGATGATGGGGATGCGGCGGCCCAACGCCGGCAGCACGGCCATGCGCCCCACCGACTGAGCATAGCGTTCGTCCTCGGGATGCACGGCCACCGCCGTGTCCCCCAGGATGGTCTCCGGGCGGGTGGTCGCCACCTGGATGAACTCGGTCGCCCCCTCCGCCCAACGGCCGGATCCCCACTCGGCGCTCGGGCCCTCCCATTCGTCGCTGATGAGCGGATAGCGCACGTACCACAGGTAGCCATCCTCTTCCTCGTGCTCCACCTCCAGATCGGAGATGGCCGACTCGCAGCGAGGACACCAGTTCACCAGATAGGTGCCGCGATAGATCAGCCCCTCCTTGTACAGCGTGACGAAGGCGGTACGCACAGCACGAGACAGCCCCTCATCCAGCGTGAACCGTTCCCGATCCCAATCGCAGCTCACGCCCAGCCGGCGGTGCTGCTCCGTGATGCGGGCGCCGTACTCTTCTTTCCAGGCCCACACCCGCTCCAGAAACTTCTCGCGCCCCAGGTCGTGGCGGGTCAGCCCCTCACGAGCCAGTTGGCGTTCCACCACGTTCTGGGTGGCGATGCCCGCGTGATCCGTGCCCGGCACCCATAGCGTAGGAACGCCTTTCATACGATGATATCGGATCATGAGATCCTCGACCGCGGCCGTCATGGCATGCCCCAGATGCAGCGCGCCGGTCACGTTGGGCGGCGGCATGGAGATCACGAACGGTTTCTGATCCCGGCTGGCCAGCCCCTTGGCAAACTGAGTCTCCGGCTTGAAATACTTCTGAGACTCCCACCAATCGTAAATCTGTTGCTCGAACTCCCTTGGGTTATACGTCTTGGGCATCTCTCTCTGATCAGCCATCGCGCTCCTTCCCCCCATGCATGTCCCCCGTCTCCAATCTCAATCTCCAACGAAAAACCCCCTCGCCACAAGGACGAGAGGGTTCTCCCGCGGTACCACCTTGCTTGACGGAAAGCGTTCCGCTTCCCGTCCACTCTGTCGCGATAACGGGCGAACCCGGGCCTCCCTACTGGTGTTCAGGAGGCCAGCTCCCCGGCGACCTTCGGCGGCGCCCGTCGGGCGAGGCTCCCAGCCGATGACCTCGCCTCTCTGGCGACTGCGTACCGCCTACTCCTCCGGTTCCCAGCCATTGTCTTTGTTAGCGATGAAATTATAGCCCCAGGTGAACGGGGTGTCAAACAGGACAAAGAAGCGAACGGCGGGGGGCTTTGAGGGGCTTCGCCCCTCCAGAAAAAGCCCTTCTCCCACCTTCGACCTGCCCGGCCTCGGCCCAGATCCCTGCGGAAAGGGCCGAGAAAGGCAGGTGCAGGCCGGAAAAATGGGATTTCCGTGGAGGGGAGCTCCCCTCCACACCTCCCCCTGTGAAGCTGATAGCTGAGGGAGCCCCTCAGACACCTTACCGGTCAATTTTTTCAGACACGCTCCTACCGTCGCACCATCGGCAGCCACGACCGGTAGCCCACAAACACCCGAATCGTATCCTGCGCGGACAGTCCCGTCTCGTCCTGGGCTGTGAGCGTGATGGTGTGCCACCCAAAACTCAGCGTGGTCTCCGACACCTCTCCCTGACCCAGGTCGCCATCCCGGTCCGATGTCCAGTGAAGCACATTGCCGGGGAGGTCGCGATAATCCTGGTCATAAGCGTAGCCTCGCAGCACCACCGGCAGGTCCGGGGACAGGCTCCATCCGTCCAGAGGCGAGGTGATGAAGACCGAAGGAGGCTTGCGCGGCACCCGGAAGGGGGCAGGCACCTGGGCATAAGTGGTGTGGAAGCCATCGGTGGCGACCACGCGCAGCAGGGCGTTTTCGCCGCCGGGCAATTCCGTGGCATCGATGGTCAGCGTCGTGTCCGCGATACCAATGGCGATCGGCTGCCAGGAGTCGCCCCCATCCGCGCTATATTGCACGACGAATTCGAGGTCGTCACCGTCTGGGTCCGAGGCCGTCCACACCATGTGAATCGTGTCGGTGATGGTCTCCCGGCCCAGAAGTGAAGAGATGGTGACGGTGGGCGGGTTGGGACTGCTGTCCAAAGTGGCAAGCACAGTATCCTCGTACTTCAGCACAAGCCGTGTTGCCTGGGCTTCGTAGGGCATAGTGAGCAGGAAGGAGGTTGTTGTAATCGGCTCCCGGGCATCGGTGGGCACGGATGGCGCAAAGGTGCGGGTGTGCAGCACCTGACCACCGGCGTTCAGGAGTTCCAGGGTGTAGGGGCCATCCGGCGTGTCATCCTGGAAGCGCGGGTTGTCAAGGGTATACAGCGGTTCCAGGGTGGCCGTCATAGTGGTAGTGATGATATGCCCCTGCACCAGGAATCGCCGATCGGGGAGGCTCCCCCTGGCTTGAGCGGTCCCCTCCGGAGTAGGGGAAGTTATCCAGCGGTGCAGAGCTCCATAAGTGTAGTCGGAAAGCCACAAGGACAGGCCAATGTTGTCGCCGTAGCTCATGATGTCGGCGACCTTTGCCGGGTCGAGGACGCTTGGCCCGCTTGTGTCAAAGCCGTAGTAATCATCAGCTCTGGCATGGCTCAGTTGACATCCCGGATAAGGCCAATGCGGGTCCGGGCCTGCTGGCCGGTTCCGACCGGTAGTAGGACAGGGCACGTGCTGTCGGCCCAGGGCATGGCCCAACTCGTGGAGAAACGTCATTCCCATCTTCGCCGGGGAGTTGCGATAAGTGAACCACAATACACGTGACGGAATATCCAGTGCCATGCCCGCGGTTGAACCGGAGATGGACTGGTCGGTAAAACCTATATAGTAAGTATTCTCCGGTTCGGATCGTCTTTGCCACCACGTACGGTAGGTGCTCAGGATATGATTCACACAAAGATCTGGATCTAATGGTCTCTGGGTCTTTTCATCTCTAAAGTAAAGGAAACACCACATATCTATTGTCCACCCACCGTACTCCTTTATCTCCCCCCGCCAGTATATGCGCCACCCTGTGTTGGACAAAGGATACAAGCGCATCCATTCGAAAGCAGGTAGTGCGTCCTGCCGTGAACGGGCGTATCCCTGTATTCCTATTCTATAGACATAGAAATTGACTTCACTGCCGTCTCGGAAGGCAACGGCTTGGTTCCTTCCGTTATTCTGGCAGTTGCTGTCGGGGCGGTTGCATTGCCAGTTGACCGTGGCCGTTAACGTATAGCGCCCTTCCACCCAGCGACTCCCCTGAAGGGGGAGACGGAAGAGGAGGCTTTGGTTGACGTCGAGGCGC harbors:
- a CDS encoding dihydrodipicolinate synthase family protein, producing MPAFHGVWPALVTPSTPEGRVGEPVLRDLVEYLLGKGVDGFYVCGTTGEGIFMSADDRRRVTEVVLDQVRGRVPVIVHVGSVAAGDAVALARHAREFRAAAVSSIIPPLYRDTRGVVAYFAEIAAAVPDLPVLSYIFGGTTDAVAFMRELLQRIPNLAGLKYTGPNMHEFRQIVTLRERDWTAFSGMDEHCLFAAMMGSTGNIGSTLNFMPGVYREIRRCYEAGDLERGLELQIRANQVTRVLEAFGFPGALREVMRMLGFDCGEPRLPGLPLPAERREEFHEALEAVGFSALVEM
- a CDS encoding gamma-glutamyltransferase, translating into MNFDAVFRSRRSNVMATRGIVATSQPLAAQAGLDILKAGGNAADAAVATAAMLNVVEPISTGIGGDCFALYYDAKTKTVTALNGSGRAPAAASIEELRRLGYTKMPTFTGHTVTIPGTVAGWADLLERHGRMTLSDVLQPAIWTAENGYPVTELIATGWARQVKKLLRAPDWESGDQDNGPEQPSGNELLIDGRAPRPGEIMRLPTLAETLRGIAAKGKDYIYKGEFARKLSEHVQRYGGWITPEDMAAHTSTWDEPIMAEYRGVTLYECPPNGQGLAAIIAVNLAAGFDLAAMSEADRLHVMIECMRLAFADAQQWVCDPRVVDIPLEELVSPEYANRRRRRIDMHRAARDVPYGDPMAGSDTVYLSVVDGEGNACSFINSLYMGTGTGLVVPGTGVSLQNRG
- a CDS encoding gamma-glutamyltransferase gives rise to the protein QGHFQMLVNMLDLGMAPQQALDVPRWMLAGPSAGLGAQEPGGLVMIEEGWDFGVMAELARRGHRLAPVDGFGRAVFGGGQIILRDPETGVLIAGSDPRKDGCAVGW
- a CDS encoding LysE family transporter, giving the protein MFAYLLQGMALGVSAAASPGPFQAFLLSQTMRNGWRRTLPAAFAPLFSDGPIIVLVLLALTRLPDGFLRALQVAGGLFILYLAWGAYRVAREPVDPVEAPMESGQRSLAKAIVMNALNPNPYLFWGIVAGPILLEGWRRSAGLGVSFVVGFYGALVGGFAALIILFATAGRLGSRVRRALNGLSAVALLLFGLYQLWQGGVG
- a CDS encoding valine--tRNA ligase; its protein translation is MADQREMPKTYNPREFEQQIYDWWESQKYFKPETQFAKGLASRDQKPFVISMPPPNVTGALHLGHAMTAAVEDLMIRYHRMKGVPTLWVPGTDHAGIATQNVVERQLAREGLTRHDLGREKFLERVWAWKEEYGARITEQHRRLGVSCDWDRERFTLDEGLSRAVRTAFVTLYKEGLIYRGTYLVNWCPRCESAISDLEVEHEEEDGYLWYVRYPLISDEWEGPSAEWGSGRWAEGATEFIQVATTRPETILGDTAVAVHPEDERYAQSVGRMAVLPALGRRIPIIADEAVDPSFGTGAVKVTPAHDPTDYEIGQRHGLEQVDVMTDTGTMSEEAGPYAGLDRFVCRERLVADLEEEGLLVKVEPHRHAIGHCQRCGTIVEPRISTQWFVRIKPLAEPAIDVVRDGRIRIIPDRFARVYFNWMENIRDWCISRQLWWGHRIPVWYCKDCGGQTCEIVDPTECSHCGSQNIEQDPDVLDTWFSSGLWPFSTLGWPEETEDYKYFYPTSVLETGYDILFFWVARMIMLGLKFTGKPPFSVVYLHGIIRDAQGRKMSKSLGNALDPVELIDQYGCDALRFTLMTSSTPGNDVRLDVKKVEAARNFANKVWNAARFVITNLDDTEPVEDMSPDDPSLTLADRWIISRYHRLVGEIAEMMESYQYGEAGRRIYEFLWGEFCDWFIEIAKIRLYGEDDDAKATVRRVLVYVLERTLRLLHPFMPFVTEAIWQRVPHQGEALIIARWPEAGALDEAAEAQMDLVREIVRGIRNARAEYDVEPGRRIAAVISAGDETELLRSQREVLITLARLDPDRLVIETSLPAPERAVTIVAGGATVYLPLAGMVDLEAERARLSKAMAAVQRDIQRSEKLLSNDGFRTKAPAEVVAREEAKLAELKERLSRLQERLSLLE
- a CDS encoding DUF11 domain-containing protein is translated as MLQRVRTDQQGRYTIVYQEVQGYQYYILHERDLPGYISIGAQAGPGGRVIDENTIGYDRPPAGSYAGNHFYDALATPTPTPTPTPTPTPTYCFGGQVVGPDATPIQEVNVRLHARKEGDSSWTVLQQTTTDSGGRFSFSVWDRAYDYYRIVVEPPPGWISSGAVADRGTVIDYNIIEYRRPDPGSYTENIFYLTRATPTPTPTPTPVIEVSKSAAVPAKNPAGGIAPGQEITYTISLSWDSPDGSSAPSDMTDPIPRYTTYVTNTARANLGTVRYNAQSRSIVWNGEIPDGQTAIISFRVKVDCTALMALANDQWPAAIINQASGEIAGHPYQTPPESLTLLKPDLQITGMEVTQVVQNLANQAPLIEGKDTYVRVYVRARYPNDIAGCDVPNVTGRLTSERGALLPLRPVTARVLPGKNRPTRAERLDVNQSLLFRLPLQGSRWVEGRYTLTATVNWQCNRPDSNCQNNGRNQAVAFRDGSEVNFYVYRIGIQGYARSRQDALPAFEWMRLYPLSNTGWRIYWRGEIKEYGGWTIDMWCFLYFRDEKTQRPLDPDLCVNHILSTYRTWWQRRSEPENTYYIGFTDQSISGSTAGMALDIPSRVLWFTYRNSPAKMGMTFLHELGHALGRQHVPCPTTGRNRPAGPDPHWPYPGCQLSHARADDYYGFDTSGPSVLDPAKVADIMSYGDNIGLSLWLSDYTYGALHRWITSPTPEGTAQARGSLPDRRFLVQGHIITTTMTATLEPLYTLDNPRFQDDTPDGPYTLELLNAGGQVLHTRTFAPSVPTDAREPITTTSFLLTMPYEAQATRLVLKYEDTVLATLDSSPNPPTVTISSLLGRETITDTIHMVWTASDPDGDDLEFVVQYSADGGDSWQPIAIGIADTTLTIDATELPGGENALLRVVATDGFHTTYAQVPAPFRVPRKPPSVFITSPLDGWSLSPDLPVVLRGYAYDQDYRDLPGNVLHWTSDRDGDLGQGEVSETTLSFGWHTITLTAQDETGLSAQDTIRVFVGYRSWLPMVRR